Proteins from a single region of Stutzerimonas stutzeri:
- a CDS encoding TonB-dependent siderophore receptor, translated as MRSTALPFIPNRSRALALGIRAALLCLPLASVVPGVALAQSATQQAVRSYDIPAGSLSSALSRFAGEAGVLLSVDGSLLQGLQSNGLQGQYGVDEGFSTLLQGSGLQAVRDSQGNYSLARATAQNDAVELQPMTVEGFALGNALGSMEGYNATHSSVATKTSMPLVETSQTVSVVTRQQMDDQGSQTVSQAMRYTPGVMVNPYGATHRYDYLAMRGFNDGSVDNIFLDGLKMMGDSGTYSSMQIDPYFLERIDVLKGPSSVLYGRSLPGGLAALTSKQPTKEQYRQIQATVGNNNQRGAGFDFSGPLDDEGRLGYRLIGLVDQADTQFDHVEEKRYALAPTLSIEFSPDTSLMLQAYLQHDPESGYHGSLPAEGTLYRRNGRYLSDSFFEGEPDAEKFERTQQMLGYQFQHRFNDVWSFRQNFRYMDSTVESEQVYSAGWVGDTSQLARAYTGADETIHSWIIDNMLQAEFYTGAAQHTVVAGLDYQRRKARVDYRGGNVANLDAFSPVYGAVVTPTWVDESTRRLEQTGLYLQDLVEIDRWRLSLGLRQDWVESTVENHTYGGKTKDDPSQFTGRAGLLYLFDNGVAPYLSYSESFNPNAFADEAGNPLAPTEGKQWELGIKYQPNGSDNLYTASLFHIEQENLATKQADENFYRPVGAVRSQGLELEARLQLSDSLRMLGSYTFTDIEYSKSVFSTVVDGLDNKGNTPTQSARHMASIWADYRFLGGALDGMSTGAGVRYVGKGWADAENTVRVPSYTLFDASVGYDLAKVGLHGLDVRLNANNLTNERYVASCGSLSYCYLGEERNVTATLSYEF; from the coding sequence ATGCGCTCGACCGCCTTGCCGTTCATTCCCAACCGCTCTCGTGCCCTGGCGCTCGGCATTCGTGCCGCCTTGCTGTGCCTGCCGCTGGCCAGCGTCGTGCCCGGCGTTGCCTTGGCCCAATCTGCGACCCAGCAGGCAGTGCGCAGCTACGACATTCCCGCCGGCTCGTTATCGAGTGCATTGAGCCGCTTTGCCGGTGAGGCAGGCGTGCTGCTGTCGGTTGATGGCAGCTTGCTGCAGGGCCTGCAATCGAACGGGTTGCAGGGGCAGTATGGCGTCGACGAAGGCTTCTCGACCTTGCTGCAGGGTAGTGGTCTGCAGGCCGTGCGTGACAGCCAGGGCAACTACTCGCTGGCGCGTGCCACCGCCCAGAACGATGCCGTCGAGCTGCAGCCGATGACCGTGGAAGGCTTTGCCCTGGGCAACGCACTGGGTTCGATGGAAGGCTACAACGCGACCCACAGCAGTGTGGCTACCAAGACCAGTATGCCGTTGGTGGAGACCTCGCAGACCGTCTCGGTGGTGACTCGCCAGCAGATGGATGATCAAGGATCGCAGACCGTTTCGCAGGCTATGCGCTATACCCCCGGGGTTATGGTCAACCCATACGGTGCTACCCACCGCTATGACTATCTGGCCATGCGCGGTTTCAACGACGGGTCGGTCGACAACATCTTCCTGGATGGTCTGAAGATGATGGGGGACAGTGGCACATACAGCAGCATGCAGATTGACCCGTATTTTCTCGAGCGTATCGACGTTCTAAAGGGGCCATCGTCGGTTCTGTACGGCCGCAGCCTGCCCGGCGGGCTTGCTGCACTTACCAGCAAGCAGCCGACTAAAGAACAGTATCGACAGATCCAGGCGACCGTTGGGAATAATAATCAACGAGGAGCGGGTTTCGACTTTAGCGGGCCGTTAGATGATGAAGGCCGCCTCGGCTATCGCTTGATCGGCTTGGTCGATCAGGCCGACACACAGTTCGATCACGTTGAGGAAAAGCGCTACGCGCTAGCTCCGACATTGAGCATCGAATTCAGTCCAGATACTTCGCTGATGCTGCAGGCTTATCTGCAGCATGATCCGGAGAGCGGATACCACGGGAGTTTGCCTGCTGAAGGCACCCTGTATCGGCGAAACGGTCGCTATCTTTCCGACAGCTTCTTCGAAGGTGAACCGGATGCCGAGAAGTTTGAACGTACCCAGCAGATGCTGGGATATCAATTCCAGCATCGCTTCAACGATGTGTGGTCGTTTCGGCAGAACTTCCGCTATATGGATTCAACCGTCGAAAGCGAGCAGGTCTATAGCGCCGGTTGGGTTGGAGACACGTCGCAATTGGCACGTGCCTACACCGGGGCCGATGAAACCATTCACTCCTGGATCATTGATAACATGCTGCAGGCCGAGTTTTACACTGGGGCCGCGCAGCATACCGTTGTTGCGGGTCTGGATTATCAGCGGCGCAAGGCCCGAGTCGACTACCGCGGCGGTAACGTAGCCAACCTTGACGCATTTTCTCCCGTGTACGGCGCGGTAGTGACCCCCACCTGGGTCGATGAATCGACTCGCCGCCTGGAGCAGACGGGCCTCTACCTTCAGGATCTAGTGGAGATCGACCGCTGGCGTTTGTCGCTGGGCCTGCGTCAAGACTGGGTCGAGAGCACTGTGGAGAATCATACATATGGTGGCAAGACCAAAGATGATCCATCGCAATTCACCGGGCGGGCGGGCCTGTTGTACCTGTTCGACAATGGTGTCGCTCCGTACCTGAGCTATTCGGAGTCGTTTAACCCCAACGCCTTCGCCGATGAAGCAGGCAATCCGCTCGCGCCTACCGAGGGCAAACAGTGGGAGTTGGGCATCAAGTACCAGCCCAACGGCTCAGATAATCTATATACCGCGTCGCTTTTTCATATCGAGCAAGAAAACCTCGCCACCAAGCAGGCTGACGAGAACTTCTATCGACCAGTTGGGGCAGTGCGATCCCAAGGCCTGGAGTTGGAGGCGCGTCTACAGCTGAGCGATAGTCTGCGTATGCTCGGTAGCTACACTTTCACTGATATCGAGTATTCGAAATCCGTGTTCAGTACCGTGGTGGATGGTCTGGATAATAAGGGCAACACGCCCACGCAATCAGCGCGGCATATGGCATCTATCTGGGCCGACTATCGCTTCCTTGGCGGAGCCTTGGATGGAATGAGTACAGGGGCCGGCGTCAGGTATGTGGGTAAGGGGTGGGCGGATGCGGAGAACACGGTTCGAGTTCCGTCCTACACCCTTTTTGATGCGTCAGTTGGCTATGACTTGGCCAAGGTCGGTTTGCATGGTTTGGATGTGCGATTGAATGCAAACAATCTGACTAACGAACGGTACGTGGCATCTTGCGGCAGCCTTTCGTACTGCTATCTCGGCGAAGAGCGAAACGTTACCGCCACGCTCAGCTACGAGTTCTGA
- a CDS encoding PepSY-associated TM helix domain-containing protein — translation MRSILVLVHRYIGLATAVFLFLAGITGSILAFHHELDEWLNPEFYHTTSEGPVLAPGTLVDRLEQANPRMQVWYMEFPSEPGHAALMALVPRNDPATGKPYDERPVVQYIDAVTAEPVGTRYWGECCFSRKNFVPFILEFHYNLSLPGNWGLWLMGIVAIAWVIDCFVSLVLTFPRGRPFFSKWWTAWKIKRQRMNHDVHRAGGLWLWLLLTPVAVSSVAMNLPEQVFKPVVSLFSAVEPSVYEARGRMPAEELGTTAYDFHQAYDYAMQHAADLGLTEAITELYYSFEYNFYGAGFGEHDSNQGNAWLFFHGTDGRLLGQEIPGQGTLGQQFHLLQPAIHGGRILGLPGRILIAVLGVAIAVLSVTGVVIWWRKLSARRQTAARRGAVAEVG, via the coding sequence ATGCGTTCCATTCTTGTGCTTGTGCACCGCTATATCGGCCTGGCCACCGCGGTATTCCTGTTCCTCGCCGGCATCACCGGCAGCATCCTGGCCTTCCACCACGAGCTGGACGAATGGCTCAACCCAGAGTTCTACCACACCACCAGCGAGGGCCCGGTGCTGGCGCCTGGGACGTTGGTCGATCGTCTTGAACAAGCCAACCCGCGCATGCAGGTCTGGTACATGGAGTTCCCTAGCGAGCCGGGCCATGCCGCGCTGATGGCGCTGGTGCCCCGCAACGATCCGGCCACCGGCAAACCCTATGACGAGCGGCCCGTGGTCCAGTACATCGATGCGGTGACCGCCGAGCCGGTTGGCACGCGTTACTGGGGCGAGTGCTGCTTCTCGCGCAAGAACTTCGTGCCGTTCATTCTCGAGTTTCACTACAACCTCTCGCTACCAGGCAACTGGGGCCTGTGGCTGATGGGCATCGTGGCGATTGCCTGGGTGATCGACTGCTTCGTCTCGCTGGTGCTGACCTTCCCCCGCGGGCGGCCGTTCTTTTCCAAGTGGTGGACGGCCTGGAAGATCAAGCGCCAACGAATGAACCACGATGTGCATCGGGCCGGGGGCCTGTGGCTGTGGCTACTGCTCACGCCGGTGGCGGTCAGCAGCGTGGCGATGAATCTGCCGGAGCAGGTGTTCAAGCCTGTGGTTTCACTGTTCTCAGCGGTTGAGCCAAGCGTCTATGAAGCCCGCGGGCGGATGCCGGCAGAGGAGCTGGGGACCACCGCCTATGACTTCCACCAGGCCTATGACTACGCCATGCAGCACGCCGCCGATCTGGGCCTGACCGAAGCGATCACCGAGCTGTACTACAGCTTCGAATACAACTTCTACGGCGCCGGCTTCGGCGAGCACGACAGCAACCAGGGCAACGCCTGGCTCTTCTTTCACGGTACTGATGGGCGTCTGCTGGGGCAGGAGATTCCCGGTCAGGGCACGCTGGGACAGCAGTTCCACCTGCTGCAACCGGCGATCCATGGCGGCCGCATCCTCGGCTTGCCGGGTCGTATTCTGATCGCCGTGCTGGGCGTGGCGATTGCTGTGCTGTCGGTGACCGGCGTAGTGATCTGGTGGCGCAAGCTGTCGGCGCGGCGCCAGACAGCTGCCAGGCGCGGTGCGGTGGCGGAAGTGGGCTGA
- a CDS encoding SCO family protein, producing the protein MTRIQKTVFILVALIALVVGLTVSKVLNSQRQLDPTQLLDAGIVLLPQSRTVPALSLINQDGEAVKLNELDGQWTLLFFGYTFCPDICPTTLAELRQLNGMLPDAVRDQLRIILVSVDPDRDTPAQLKEYLGYFNAGFHGLTGPLDDIQTLANGVGIPFIPGDTSKENYTVDHSGNLVLIGPDGRQRGFIRSPLRVQKLAEQLPEVINRAP; encoded by the coding sequence ATGACCCGCATCCAGAAAACCGTCTTCATCCTCGTTGCGCTGATCGCGCTGGTCGTCGGGCTGACGGTTTCAAAGGTGCTCAACAGCCAGCGTCAGCTCGACCCCACGCAGCTGCTGGATGCCGGCATCGTCCTGCTGCCGCAGAGCCGCACGGTACCGGCGCTGAGCCTGATCAATCAGGACGGCGAAGCGGTAAAACTGAACGAACTGGACGGGCAGTGGACGCTGCTGTTCTTCGGCTACACCTTCTGCCCGGACATCTGCCCCACCACCCTGGCCGAGCTGCGCCAGCTCAATGGCATGCTGCCGGACGCCGTGCGCGACCAGCTGCGCATCATCCTCGTCAGCGTCGACCCGGATCGCGACACACCGGCCCAGCTCAAGGAATACCTCGGCTACTTCAACGCCGGCTTCCACGGCCTGACCGGCCCGCTGGACGATATCCAGACCCTGGCCAACGGCGTCGGCATTCCATTCATTCCGGGGGATACCAGCAAGGAAAACTACACCGTCGACCACAGCGGCAACCTGGTCCTGATCGGCCCGGACGGCCGCCAGCGCGGCTTTATCCGCTCGCCGTTGCGGGTGCAGAAGCTGGCCGAACAGTTGCCAGAGGTGATCAATCGGGCACCCTAG
- the cyoE gene encoding heme o synthase has translation MATLLSERGAQATWRDYLELTKPKVVLLMLITSLVGMFLATRAGVPWTVLLFGNLGIALCAGGAAAVNHVVDRQIDSVMARTHKRPLAEGRVSPAAALTFAFILGVSGLALLLTFTNALAAWLTLASLIGYAVIYTGFLKRATPQNIVIGGLAGAAPPLLGWVAVTGQVTAEPLLLVLIIFAWTPPHFWALAIHRKDEYAKVNVPMLPVTHGVHYTKVHILLYTVMLLAVSFMPFAIHMSGPLYLAAAALLGARFLYWAIALYRDSRPHAAIKTFKFSIWYLFALFIALLVDHYLLLDF, from the coding sequence ATGGCGACTCTACTCAGCGAACGCGGCGCCCAGGCTACCTGGCGCGACTACCTGGAGCTGACCAAGCCGAAGGTGGTGCTGCTGATGCTCATCACCTCGCTGGTGGGCATGTTCCTCGCCACCCGCGCCGGCGTGCCCTGGACGGTGCTGCTGTTCGGCAACCTGGGCATCGCCCTGTGTGCCGGTGGCGCGGCGGCGGTGAACCATGTGGTGGACCGGCAGATCGATTCGGTGATGGCCCGCACCCACAAGCGACCACTGGCCGAAGGCCGGGTCTCGCCAGCGGCCGCGCTGACCTTTGCCTTCATTCTCGGCGTCAGCGGGCTGGCCCTGCTGCTGACCTTCACCAATGCCCTCGCCGCCTGGCTGACGCTAGCCTCGCTGATCGGCTATGCGGTGATCTACACCGGCTTTCTCAAACGCGCCACGCCGCAGAACATCGTCATCGGCGGCCTGGCCGGCGCCGCACCGCCGCTGCTCGGCTGGGTCGCGGTAACCGGCCAGGTGACCGCAGAACCGCTGCTGCTGGTGCTCATCATCTTCGCCTGGACGCCGCCGCACTTCTGGGCGCTGGCCATCCATCGCAAGGACGAGTACGCCAAGGTCAACGTGCCGATGCTGCCGGTGACCCACGGAGTGCACTACACCAAGGTGCACATCCTGCTGTACACGGTAATGCTGCTGGCGGTCAGCTTCATGCCGTTCGCCATTCACATGAGCGGGCCGCTGTACCTCGCCGCCGCGGCGTTGCTGGGTGCGCGCTTCCTCTACTGGGCTATCGCGCTGTACCGCGACAGCCGGCCACATGCGGCAATCAAGACGTTCAAATTCAGCATCTGGTACCTGTTCGCGCTGTTCATCGCGCTGCTGGTTGATCATTATCTGCTGCTCGATTTCTAA
- a CDS encoding COX15/CtaA family protein — MAKPGYRLALIATLLAVVVVLLGAYTRLTHAGLGCPDWPGCYGFLAVPMSEHKQNIAALRFPEAPLEVVKGWNEMIHRYFAGALGLVILAMAVHAVRRRAEPGQPVKLPLLLLAVVIAQAIFGMWTVTLQLWPQVVTAHLLGGFTTLSLLFLMCLRLSGAFAPLSVVDGRLRAFAGFAMLTVIAQIALGGWVSSNYAAVACTDFPTCHGEWWPQMDFANAFNLTHHDIGPNYLGGLLYGEARTAIHLTHRIGAVFVTLVLLLLAAMLWRRGLGRLACLLLAALALQVGLGISNVLLNLPLAVAVAHNGGGAALLLVLVLVNYRLRVPAHVHRPAHSASISNETGRLDLPRA; from the coding sequence ATGGCCAAACCCGGATACCGCCTCGCCCTGATCGCCACGCTGCTCGCGGTGGTGGTCGTGCTGCTCGGTGCCTATACGCGGTTGACCCACGCGGGCCTCGGCTGCCCGGACTGGCCTGGCTGCTATGGCTTTCTCGCCGTGCCGATGAGCGAGCACAAGCAGAACATTGCCGCGCTGCGTTTCCCCGAGGCACCGCTGGAAGTCGTCAAGGGCTGGAACGAGATGATCCATCGCTACTTTGCCGGCGCGCTGGGGCTGGTGATTCTCGCCATGGCGGTGCACGCCGTCCGCCGCCGCGCCGAACCCGGCCAACCTGTGAAATTGCCGCTGCTGTTGCTCGCCGTGGTAATTGCCCAGGCCATATTCGGCATGTGGACGGTGACCCTGCAGCTCTGGCCACAGGTGGTTACTGCCCACCTGCTCGGCGGCTTTACCACCCTCAGCCTGTTGTTCCTGATGTGCCTGAGGCTGTCTGGCGCTTTTGCTCCCCTGTCGGTTGTCGATGGCAGACTGCGTGCATTCGCCGGTTTCGCCATGCTGACGGTAATAGCCCAAATTGCCCTCGGCGGTTGGGTCAGCAGTAACTACGCGGCCGTTGCCTGCACGGATTTCCCCACCTGCCACGGCGAATGGTGGCCGCAGATGGACTTCGCCAACGCCTTCAACCTGACCCACCACGACATCGGCCCCAACTACCTGGGCGGCCTGCTATACGGCGAGGCGCGCACCGCGATTCACCTCACCCATCGGATCGGCGCAGTGTTCGTGACGTTGGTGCTGTTGTTGCTCGCCGCGATGCTTTGGCGACGCGGCCTTGGGCGGCTTGCTTGTCTTCTGCTCGCCGCGCTGGCGCTGCAGGTCGGCCTCGGCATCAGCAACGTACTGCTCAATCTGCCGCTAGCGGTCGCAGTGGCGCACAACGGCGGCGGCGCCGCATTGCTGCTGGTGCTGGTGCTGGTCAATTACCGGCTGCGCGTGCCCGCGCACGTCCACCGCCCTGCGCACTCCGCATCCATTTCGAACGAGACGGGCCGGCTCGACCTGCCCCGCGCATGA
- a CDS encoding SURF1 family protein — protein sequence MNGFRPGWLPTLLVLSMLPVLVWLGFWQLERGEQKRELLERQEARLQAAPLSPDQIERLADPAFARVHLQGRFDAEHSFLLDSRTRDGQVGIELLQPFQDELSGRWVMVNRGWIPWPDRRVPPAFDTPTQPLKLAAWVYVPPGKPFIFSHRTAEGWPRLINHVDIQAMWQQAGREGVIHELRVEPGPSAYRADWAITSMSPSQHLGYAVQWFALAAALLALFIYFGVHQAREKHSGNDESNPCRP from the coding sequence ATGAACGGCTTCAGGCCGGGGTGGCTGCCTACCCTGCTGGTCCTCAGCATGCTGCCGGTGCTGGTGTGGCTGGGGTTCTGGCAATTGGAGCGCGGCGAACAGAAGCGCGAGTTGCTGGAGCGTCAGGAGGCACGTCTGCAGGCCGCGCCGCTGTCGCCGGATCAGATCGAGCGATTGGCCGACCCGGCCTTCGCCCGCGTGCATCTGCAAGGCCGGTTCGACGCCGAACACAGCTTCCTACTCGACAGTCGCACCCGCGACGGCCAGGTGGGCATCGAGCTGCTGCAGCCCTTCCAGGATGAACTCAGCGGCCGCTGGGTGATGGTCAACCGTGGCTGGATACCTTGGCCGGATCGCCGTGTGCCACCGGCCTTCGATACGCCGACGCAGCCACTGAAGCTCGCAGCCTGGGTCTACGTGCCACCCGGCAAACCCTTCATCTTCAGCCATCGCACCGCCGAGGGCTGGCCGCGGCTGATCAATCATGTCGACATCCAGGCAATGTGGCAGCAGGCCGGCCGCGAAGGCGTAATCCACGAACTGCGTGTCGAACCTGGCCCAAGCGCCTACCGCGCCGACTGGGCGATCACCAGCATGAGCCCATCGCAGCATCTGGGTTATGCGGTGCAGTGGTTCGCCCTGGCGGCAGCGCTGCTGGCGCTGTTCATCTACTTCGGCGTGCATCAGGCACGGGAGAAGCACAGTGGAAACGATGAATCCAACCCTTGCCGGCCATGA
- a CDS encoding twin transmembrane helix small protein, translating to MLKAAIVLLLVATLVSLFSGMFFLVKDEGRTSRVATALFIRVTLSALTVALIGWGFYTGQLRPAFGF from the coding sequence ATGCTCAAGGCGGCGATCGTTCTGTTGTTAGTGGCCACGCTGGTCAGTCTGTTCAGTGGGATGTTTTTTCTGGTCAAAGACGAGGGCCGCACCTCCCGTGTCGCCACGGCCCTGTTCATCCGCGTCACCCTCAGCGCGCTGACCGTTGCGCTGATCGGCTGGGGTTTCTATACGGGGCAGCTGCGCCCCGCCTTCGGTTTCTGA
- a CDS encoding cytochrome c oxidase subunit 3, whose protein sequence is MSQQTTHEQYYVPDQSKWPIIATIALLVTFYGLGSWFNDLKAARDSSNGPLIFFVGALLIAYMMFGWFGAVVKESRAGLYSAQMDRSFRWGMSWFIFSEVMFFLAFFGALFYIRYWAGPWLAGEGDKGISNMLWPGFEYSWPLLNNPDPKLYPAPEGTISAWGLPLINTILLVMSSFTLTWAHHALRKNNRQHLKIGLGLTVLLGVAFLILQIEEYVHAYTELGLTLGSGIYGATFFMLTGFHGAHVTMGAIILTVMLVRVLRGHFSPEQHFGFEAAAWYWHFVDVVWIALFVFVYVI, encoded by the coding sequence ATGAGCCAACAGACCACCCACGAGCAGTACTACGTTCCTGATCAGAGCAAATGGCCGATCATCGCCACCATCGCCCTGCTGGTCACTTTCTATGGCCTGGGCAGCTGGTTCAACGACCTCAAGGCCGCCCGTGATTCGTCCAACGGGCCGCTGATCTTCTTCGTCGGCGCGCTGCTGATCGCCTACATGATGTTCGGCTGGTTCGGCGCCGTGGTGAAGGAAAGCCGCGCGGGGTTGTACAGTGCACAGATGGATCGCTCGTTCCGCTGGGGCATGAGCTGGTTCATCTTCTCGGAGGTGATGTTCTTCCTCGCCTTCTTCGGCGCACTGTTCTACATCCGCTACTGGGCCGGCCCCTGGCTCGCCGGCGAGGGCGACAAGGGCATCAGCAACATGCTCTGGCCCGGCTTCGAGTACAGCTGGCCGCTGCTGAACAATCCCGACCCGAAGCTCTACCCGGCGCCGGAGGGCACCATCAGCGCCTGGGGCCTGCCGCTGATCAACACCATCCTGCTGGTGATGTCCAGCTTCACCCTGACCTGGGCGCACCATGCGCTGCGCAAGAACAACCGCCAGCACCTGAAGATCGGCCTGGGCCTGACCGTGCTGCTCGGCGTGGCATTCCTGATCCTGCAGATCGAGGAGTACGTGCATGCCTACACAGAGCTCGGGCTGACGCTCGGATCGGGCATCTATGGCGCGACGTTTTTCATGCTCACGGGCTTCCACGGCGCTCACGTAACCATGGGCGCGATCATCCTCACGGTGATGCTGGTGCGCGTCCTGCGCGGGCACTTCAGCCCGGAGCAGCACTTCGGTTTCGAGGCGGCGGCCTGGTACTGGCACTTCGTCGACGTGGTGTGGATCGCGCTGTTCGTCTTCGTCTACGTGATCTAG
- a CDS encoding cytochrome c oxidase assembly protein, whose product MNESLPTRRLVRRLLFVVVAMFGFGFLLVPIYDVMCQAFGINGKTAGAYTGVQSADEARAVRVQFLATNAAGMLWEFGPQADQVSVHPGASQEIRFVAYNPTDKPMTAQAIPSVSPSRAAAYFHKTECFCFTQQVLQPGERIEMPVRFIVDRDLPTDVHNLTLAYTLFDITSRQPPVAANGTPVPAKESLQ is encoded by the coding sequence ATGAACGAGTCCCTACCCACCCGGCGCCTGGTCCGCCGCCTGCTGTTCGTCGTGGTCGCCATGTTCGGTTTCGGCTTTCTACTGGTGCCGATTTACGACGTCATGTGCCAGGCCTTCGGCATCAACGGCAAGACTGCCGGTGCCTACACCGGCGTGCAGAGCGCCGATGAAGCGCGCGCGGTGCGGGTGCAGTTTCTTGCGACCAATGCCGCCGGCATGCTTTGGGAATTCGGCCCGCAAGCCGATCAGGTCAGCGTGCACCCGGGCGCCAGCCAGGAAATCCGCTTCGTGGCCTATAACCCGACCGACAAGCCGATGACCGCCCAGGCGATTCCCAGTGTCTCGCCGTCGCGGGCGGCGGCCTACTTCCACAAGACCGAATGCTTCTGCTTCACCCAGCAGGTCCTGCAGCCGGGCGAACGCATCGAAATGCCCGTGCGTTTCATCGTTGATCGCGACCTGCCTACCGATGTGCACAACCTGACCCTCGCCTACACGCTGTTCGACATCACATCCCGTCAGCCGCCGGTCGCTGCCAATGGCACGCCGGTCCCGGCCAAGGAGAGTCTGCAATGA
- the ctaD gene encoding cytochrome c oxidase subunit I, with protein MSAVIDDHGHVGHDHHHGPAKGLSRWLLTTNHKDIGSMYLWFSFAAFLLGGSMAMVIRAELFQPGLQIVQPEFFNQMTTMHGLIMVFGAVMPAFVGLANWMIPLMIGAPDMALPRMNNFSFWLLPAAFGLLVSTLFMEGGGPNFGWTFYAPLSTTYAPESVTFFIFAVHLMGISSIMGAINVIATILNLRAPGMTLMKMPLFVWTWLITAFLLIAVMPVLAGVVTMMLMDIHFGTSFFSAAGGGDPVLFQHVFWFFGHPEVYIMILPAFGAVSSIIPAFSRKPLFGYTSMVYATGAIAFLSFIVWAHHMFTVGIPLTGELFFMYATMLIAVPTGVKVFNWVSTMWRGSLTFEAPMLFAVAFVILFTIGGFSGLMLAIAPADFQYHDTYFVVAHFHYVLVPGAIFGIFASAYYWLPKWTGHMYDETLAKLHFWMSFIGMNLAFFPMHFVGLAGMPRRIPDYNMMFANFNMVSSVGAFMFGATQLLFLFIVIKCIRGGAPAPAKPWDGAEGLEWSVPSPAPYHTFQTPPDMSDVHEHRKGTGGELTP; from the coding sequence ATGAGTGCAGTGATCGACGACCATGGTCATGTCGGGCATGACCACCACCACGGGCCGGCGAAGGGGCTTTCGCGCTGGCTGCTGACCACCAATCACAAGGACATCGGCTCGATGTACCTGTGGTTCAGCTTCGCGGCGTTCCTGCTAGGCGGCTCGATGGCGATGGTGATCCGCGCCGAGCTGTTCCAGCCGGGTCTGCAGATCGTGCAGCCGGAATTCTTCAACCAGATGACCACCATGCACGGCCTGATCATGGTGTTCGGCGCAGTGATGCCGGCTTTCGTCGGCCTGGCCAACTGGATGATCCCGCTGATGATCGGCGCGCCGGACATGGCCCTGCCGCGGATGAACAACTTCAGCTTCTGGCTGCTGCCGGCGGCCTTCGGCCTGCTGGTCTCGACGCTGTTCATGGAGGGCGGCGGGCCTAACTTCGGCTGGACCTTCTATGCGCCGCTATCGACGACCTATGCGCCGGAGTCGGTGACCTTTTTCATCTTCGCCGTACACCTGATGGGTATCAGCTCGATCATGGGCGCGATCAACGTGATCGCCACCATCCTCAACCTGCGCGCGCCGGGCATGACGCTGATGAAGATGCCGCTGTTCGTCTGGACCTGGCTGATCACCGCCTTCCTCTTGATCGCGGTGATGCCGGTGCTGGCAGGCGTGGTAACCATGATGCTGATGGACATCCACTTCGGCACCAGCTTCTTCAGCGCAGCCGGCGGCGGTGACCCGGTGCTGTTCCAGCACGTGTTCTGGTTCTTCGGCCACCCCGAGGTGTACATCATGATCCTGCCGGCGTTCGGCGCGGTCAGCTCGATCATCCCGGCGTTCAGTCGCAAGCCGCTGTTCGGCTACACCTCGATGGTCTATGCCACCGGCGCCATCGCTTTCCTCTCCTTCATCGTCTGGGCGCATCACATGTTCACCGTCGGCATCCCGCTGACCGGCGAGCTGTTCTTCATGTACGCGACCATGCTCATCGCGGTGCCAACCGGGGTGAAGGTGTTCAACTGGGTGTCGACCATGTGGCGCGGCTCGCTGACCTTCGAGGCGCCGATGCTGTTCGCCGTAGCCTTCGTCATCCTCTTCACCATCGGCGGCTTCTCCGGGCTGATGCTGGCCATCGCACCCGCGGACTTCCAGTACCACGACACCTACTTCGTGGTGGCGCACTTCCACTACGTGCTGGTTCCGGGAGCGATCTTCGGCATCTTCGCCTCGGCCTACTACTGGCTGCCGAAGTGGACCGGGCACATGTACGACGAGACCCTGGCCAAGCTGCATTTCTGGATGAGCTTCATCGGCATGAACCTGGCGTTCTTTCCGATGCACTTCGTCGGCCTGGCCGGCATGCCACGGCGCATCCCCGACTACAACATGATGTTTGCCAACTTCAACATGGTCTCCAGCGTCGGCGCCTTCATGTTCGGCGCCACCCAATTGCTGTTCTTGTTCATCGTCATCAAATGCATTCGCGGTGGCGCACCGGCGCCAGCCAAGCCCTGGGACGGTGCCGAGGGGCTGGAATGGAGCGTGCCCTCGCCGGCGCCGTACCACACCTTCCAGACACCACCAGACATGAGCGACGTGCACGAGCACCGCAAAGGCACCGGCGGGGAGCTGACGCCGTGA